The proteins below are encoded in one region of Metabacillus dongyingensis:
- the leuS gene encoding leucine--tRNA ligase, with the protein MSFKHDKVEKKWQNYWLENKTFKTTEVEGKPKFYALDMFPYPSGAGLHVGHPEGFTATDILSRVKRMQGFNVLHPMGWDAFGLPAEQYALDTGNDPAEFTAKNIDTFRRQIQSLGFSYDWDREINTTDPEYYKWTQWIFLQLYKKGLAYVDEVAVNWCPALGTVLANEEIIDGKSERGGHPVERRPMKQWMLKITAYADRLIEDLEEVDWPESIKEMQRNWIGRSEGAHVHFGIDGHNQTFTVFTTRPDTLFGATYAVLAPEHALVKEITTADQKEAVAAYIDKMKSKSDLERTDLAKEKTGVFTGAYAINPVNGERMPIWIADYVLVSYGTGAIMAVPAHDERDFEFAKTFDLPIKEVVEGGDVEKEAYTGEGLHVNSDFLNGLNKQDGIENMINWLETNQKGEKKITYRLRDWLFSRQRYWGEPIPIIHWEDGTMSAVPEDQLPLTLPKTTEIRPSGTGESPLAVIEEWVNVTDPETGKKGRRETNTMPQWAGSCWYYLRYIDPKNSEHLADPEKIKEWLPVDTYIGGAEHAVLHLLYARFWHKVLYDLGIVPTKEPFQKLFNQGMILGENNEKMSKSKGNVVNPDDIVASHGADTLRLYEMFMGPLEASIAWSEKGLDGARRFLDRVWRLFVEDNGALSPKITDEMSDSLERVYHQTVKKATEDYEGLRFNTAISQLMVFINDAYKATVLPKAYMEGFVKLLSPVAPHLAEELWEKLGHEGTISYETWPAYDEGKLVEDEVEIVVQVNGKLKAKLNVPKDATREEMQEIALSDATVKEQVDGKTVRKIIAVPGKLVNIVAN; encoded by the coding sequence ATGAGTTTTAAGCACGATAAAGTTGAGAAAAAATGGCAGAATTACTGGCTTGAAAATAAAACATTTAAAACAACAGAGGTCGAAGGTAAACCGAAATTTTACGCTCTTGATATGTTTCCATATCCATCAGGTGCCGGTTTGCACGTTGGCCACCCTGAAGGCTTCACGGCAACTGATATTTTGTCCCGTGTTAAACGGATGCAGGGTTTCAATGTTCTTCATCCGATGGGCTGGGATGCATTCGGACTTCCAGCTGAGCAGTACGCACTCGATACAGGTAATGATCCTGCTGAATTTACAGCAAAGAATATTGATACATTCCGCCGTCAAATTCAGAGCCTTGGTTTTTCATATGACTGGGACCGTGAAATCAATACAACAGACCCTGAGTATTACAAATGGACGCAATGGATCTTCCTTCAATTATATAAAAAAGGTTTGGCATACGTAGATGAAGTGGCTGTAAACTGGTGTCCTGCACTTGGAACAGTTTTGGCAAACGAAGAAATTATTGATGGCAAGAGTGAACGCGGGGGACACCCTGTTGAGCGCCGTCCAATGAAACAATGGATGCTTAAAATTACAGCTTATGCTGACAGATTAATTGAAGACTTAGAAGAAGTGGATTGGCCTGAGAGCATTAAAGAAATGCAGCGCAATTGGATTGGCCGCTCAGAAGGTGCTCACGTTCATTTTGGCATTGACGGTCATAATCAAACGTTTACTGTCTTCACTACTCGTCCTGATACGCTGTTTGGAGCTACTTATGCAGTGCTTGCACCTGAGCATGCGCTTGTTAAAGAAATTACAACTGCAGATCAAAAAGAAGCGGTTGCAGCTTATATCGATAAAATGAAAAGCAAAAGTGATCTTGAAAGAACAGATTTAGCTAAAGAAAAAACGGGTGTATTCACAGGAGCCTATGCGATAAATCCTGTAAATGGCGAGAGAATGCCAATCTGGATTGCGGATTATGTTTTAGTCAGCTATGGAACAGGAGCCATTATGGCAGTACCTGCTCATGATGAGAGAGATTTTGAGTTTGCAAAAACATTCGACCTTCCTATTAAAGAAGTAGTAGAAGGCGGAGATGTCGAGAAAGAAGCTTACACTGGCGAGGGACTTCATGTAAACTCTGATTTCCTGAATGGCTTGAATAAACAAGACGGAATAGAAAACATGATTAACTGGCTTGAAACAAATCAAAAGGGTGAAAAGAAAATTACGTACCGTCTTCGTGACTGGTTATTCTCCCGTCAGCGCTACTGGGGAGAGCCGATTCCGATTATTCATTGGGAAGACGGCACTATGTCTGCGGTGCCTGAAGATCAGCTTCCATTAACATTGCCGAAAACAACAGAAATCCGCCCATCCGGCACAGGTGAATCACCGCTTGCCGTCATTGAAGAATGGGTGAATGTGACAGATCCTGAAACAGGCAAAAAAGGAAGACGCGAAACAAATACAATGCCGCAATGGGCCGGAAGCTGCTGGTACTACTTGCGTTATATTGATCCAAAGAATTCAGAGCACCTTGCTGATCCTGAAAAAATAAAAGAGTGGCTTCCTGTTGATACGTATATCGGCGGGGCCGAGCATGCTGTTCTTCACTTGCTGTACGCAAGATTCTGGCATAAGGTTTTATACGACCTTGGCATTGTGCCGACAAAAGAGCCATTCCAAAAATTGTTTAATCAAGGAATGATTCTTGGTGAAAACAACGAAAAAATGAGTAAATCTAAAGGGAACGTTGTAAATCCGGATGACATTGTAGCAAGTCACGGAGCAGATACTTTACGCTTATACGAAATGTTTATGGGACCCCTTGAAGCCTCAATTGCATGGTCTGAAAAAGGATTAGACGGAGCTCGCCGTTTCTTGGATCGAGTATGGCGTCTATTCGTTGAAGATAACGGGGCATTAAGTCCAAAAATTACAGATGAAATGTCTGACAGCTTAGAGCGTGTTTATCATCAAACGGTTAAAAAAGCTACAGAAGACTACGAAGGCTTGCGCTTCAACACAGCCATTTCTCAATTGATGGTTTTCATCAATGATGCATACAAAGCAACTGTGCTTCCAAAAGCCTACATGGAAGGGTTTGTGAAATTATTGTCTCCTGTTGCTCCGCATCTTGCTGAGGAATTATGGGAAAAGCTTGGACATGAAGGTACGATTTCTTATGAAACATGGCCTGCATATGACGAAGGCAAATTAGTTGAAGACGAAGTTGAAATTGTCGTTCAGGTCAACGGTAAATTAAAAGCAAAATTAAATGTTCCAAAAGATGCAACACGCGAAGAAATGCAGGAAATTGCCCTGTCTGATGCCACAGTTAAAGAACAGGTAGACGGGAAGACTGTCCGTAAAATCATTGCAGTGCCAGGAAAGCTGGTAAACATTGTAGCAAACTGA
- a CDS encoding DUF4257 domain-containing protein: MLQTVVVASLIGGLMGLLGHVKKKGRIEKPRMTKRFIYLGFWEDIAMGITASILLVLSTEPSSSFQLVVLSIIAGYSGEAVLRSFDFVRQQQDNTVQPEKDNERQAK, from the coding sequence ATGCTGCAGACAGTAGTTGTAGCGTCGTTGATTGGGGGGTTAATGGGTTTACTTGGACATGTCAAAAAGAAAGGAAGGATCGAAAAACCAAGAATGACAAAACGGTTTATCTACTTAGGATTCTGGGAAGATATCGCAATGGGGATAACAGCTTCTATCCTGCTTGTTTTATCGACAGAACCCTCATCCTCATTTCAGCTTGTCGTGCTTTCTATTATCGCTGGTTACAGCGGGGAAGCGGTATTAAGGAGTTTTGACTTTGTCAGACAGCAGCAGGACAACACAGTGCAGCCAGAAAAAGACAATGAGCGTCAAGCAAAATAA
- a CDS encoding MDR family MFS transporter codes for MPRSLWLLIIGMLINVTGSSFLWPLNTIYIHDHLGKSLTVAGVVLMFNSAASVAGNLIGGVLFDRYGGYRSILSGIILTFAAILGLVFFHGWPSYIFFLTLVGFGSGIVFPSMYALAGTVWPEGGRKAFNAIYVSQNAGVAVGAALGGLIAGYSFQYIFIANAALYAVFFLLACFGYRNIAVRPSAQTSILQQSSKVKNNDKFTALIILCSGYALCWVAYVQWQSTIAAHTQELGISLTQYSLIWTVNGALIVFAQPIVNTFVKYFAKSIKKQMMIGFVIFIVSFAAVSFADEFSGFMAAMIILTVGEMLVWPAVPTIANDLAPKGREGFYQGFVNSTATGGRMIGPLLGGVLVDLYGINMLFIVLFGLLVLAMFTTSIYDKKLKNQKLGEAILTS; via the coding sequence ATGCCGCGTTCTTTATGGCTATTGATTATTGGCATGCTGATCAATGTTACAGGATCATCGTTTCTATGGCCTTTAAATACGATTTACATTCATGATCATCTCGGCAAATCGTTAACCGTTGCGGGTGTGGTTCTCATGTTTAACTCTGCTGCGAGTGTGGCAGGAAATTTGATTGGCGGTGTTTTATTTGACCGCTATGGCGGATACCGTTCGATCTTAAGCGGAATTATCCTTACATTTGCAGCTATTTTAGGTCTAGTGTTTTTTCATGGCTGGCCATCATATATCTTTTTTTTGACGCTGGTCGGTTTTGGATCCGGAATCGTGTTTCCATCAATGTATGCGCTCGCGGGAACGGTTTGGCCTGAGGGGGGAAGGAAGGCTTTTAATGCCATTTATGTCTCTCAAAATGCAGGGGTCGCTGTCGGAGCAGCGCTTGGAGGATTAATTGCGGGGTATTCATTTCAATATATCTTCATTGCAAATGCAGCCTTATATGCTGTTTTTTTCTTGCTTGCATGTTTCGGATATCGAAATATAGCTGTACGACCATCTGCACAAACATCGATTTTGCAGCAGTCATCTAAAGTAAAAAACAATGATAAATTTACCGCTCTTATCATTCTATGCTCAGGATATGCTCTTTGCTGGGTGGCCTACGTACAGTGGCAATCAACTATTGCCGCACATACCCAGGAGCTTGGCATTTCCCTCACCCAATACAGCTTAATATGGACTGTCAACGGGGCATTAATTGTTTTTGCCCAGCCTATAGTGAATACCTTTGTTAAGTATTTTGCCAAATCTATAAAAAAACAGATGATGATTGGATTTGTCATTTTTATCGTTTCCTTTGCAGCAGTTTCGTTTGCGGATGAGTTCAGCGGCTTTATGGCTGCGATGATTATTTTGACCGTTGGGGAAATGCTTGTCTGGCCAGCAGTTCCAACAATAGCAAATGACCTTGCGCCTAAAGGAAGGGAAGGTTTTTATCAGGGTTTCGTCAACAGTACAGCCACAGGAGGAAGAATGATTGGTCCGCTGCTTGGCGGTGTGCTGGTAGATCTGTACGGAATAAACATGCTTTTCATAGTATTATTTGGCTTGCTGGTTCTTGCAATGTTTACAACATCAATCTATGACAAAAAATTAAAGAATCAAAAACTGGGAGAAGCCATTCTGACTTCCTAA
- a CDS encoding ABC transporter permease: MKFKDQLNLVRRNMKKNRMRVFMTVLATTIGCAFLIVLASVGFGMQKSMQEELLSAQKLNEIQISGKETDGQFEQATKEQIKELENTEHVAAVVRRSGVSQTAQTEVKLSDRTSAFAGPVLTNMEQELKGNTKLVSGNAPKSDNEIIVGYHFGKSLLTEAEKKQLDKRNENPESKQESPEGYKGELIGKEIVFSMTEQVEDKSETKSWTFKIAGVAEAPARDFMEDSNIYISEKWKSEMRAFAEKADGAEELEVPEYSEINVYTTGIEQVKEVTDALKEKGYLVYSVTEELDNLNLFFNAFKAGLIFIGTVAVLIASIGIFNTMTMAVTERTQEIGIMKAIGAQPGMIRRIFLLESAFIGILGSLLGVAIAYVISFAANLAIPLILETVSEGSMDGVDLTFSSIPLSLVLIASGISVGVAVISGLRPAVKATKINVLSALRREL, encoded by the coding sequence TTGAAATTTAAAGATCAGCTCAATCTGGTGAGACGCAATATGAAAAAAAATCGGATGCGGGTATTCATGACCGTACTTGCTACAACGATAGGATGCGCTTTTTTAATTGTCCTCGCGTCTGTTGGATTCGGCATGCAAAAAAGCATGCAGGAGGAGTTATTAAGTGCACAGAAGCTAAATGAAATTCAAATCAGCGGAAAAGAAACAGACGGTCAATTTGAACAAGCAACAAAAGAGCAGATTAAGGAGCTTGAAAATACCGAACATGTGGCAGCAGTCGTTAGAAGATCAGGAGTATCCCAGACTGCCCAAACAGAAGTCAAACTGTCGGACCGGACGTCTGCCTTTGCGGGTCCCGTTCTTACGAATATGGAACAGGAGCTGAAGGGAAATACGAAACTAGTGTCTGGAAATGCTCCCAAAAGCGATAATGAAATCATTGTAGGCTATCATTTTGGAAAGTCACTTTTAACTGAAGCTGAGAAAAAGCAGCTGGATAAAAGAAATGAGAATCCAGAGTCGAAACAAGAATCACCAGAGGGATATAAAGGTGAACTCATTGGAAAAGAGATTGTTTTTTCGATGACAGAACAAGTCGAAGATAAATCGGAAACAAAAAGCTGGACGTTTAAAATAGCAGGCGTAGCTGAAGCGCCGGCAAGAGATTTTATGGAGGACTCCAATATTTACATCAGCGAAAAGTGGAAAAGCGAGATGAGGGCTTTTGCTGAAAAAGCAGATGGAGCAGAGGAGTTAGAAGTACCGGAGTATTCGGAGATAAATGTTTATACAACAGGTATTGAGCAAGTAAAAGAAGTGACAGACGCTTTAAAAGAAAAAGGCTATCTTGTGTATTCCGTCACGGAAGAACTCGATAACCTCAACTTATTCTTTAATGCGTTTAAAGCCGGGCTGATATTTATCGGAACAGTAGCAGTTCTTATTGCCTCAATCGGTATTTTTAATACGATGACAATGGCTGTGACAGAACGAACACAGGAAATCGGAATTATGAAAGCCATTGGCGCGCAGCCGGGAATGATAAGAAGAATTTTTCTGCTTGAAAGTGCATTTATCGGCATACTTGGCTCTTTGCTAGGTGTTGCGATTGCGTACGTGATCAGCTTTGCTGCCAACTTAGCAATCCCTCTCATCCTGGAGACGGTCTCGGAAGGAAGCATGGATGGAGTGGATTTAACTTTCTCTTCTATTCCGCTTAGCCTAGTTCTGATTGCAAGCGGCATCAGCGTGGGGGTTGCGGTTATCTCAGGCTTAAGGCCTGCGGTGAAAGCAACTAAAATTAATGTGCTTTCGGCATTGAGACGTGAACTATAA
- a CDS encoding ABC transporter ATP-binding protein — protein MIKVQHLHHSFKVGKKGSEKEIPVLKDVSLEVKKGEIASIVGRSGSGKSTLLNLISGYIPPTAGKIIVGGTEVTEFNEKEWAEFRLNTFGFIFQSFQLIPSLTTFENIELPLTLKGIPSSERKTLVTEMLYRIGLENHSAHYPNELSGGQQQRVGIGRALITNPEIILADEPTGSLDSETEKEILDLIKELNAEKGITFFIITHDEEVAEYSDRKFVLQDGVLKERGVPVEI, from the coding sequence ATGATTAAGGTACAACATTTGCATCATTCCTTTAAGGTTGGGAAAAAAGGCAGTGAAAAAGAAATTCCTGTTCTAAAAGATGTATCGCTTGAAGTGAAAAAAGGGGAAATTGCATCGATTGTCGGCAGAAGCGGTTCCGGAAAATCGACTTTGCTGAACTTAATTTCAGGCTATATCCCTCCTACAGCAGGAAAGATCATTGTCGGCGGGACGGAGGTTACTGAATTTAATGAAAAAGAGTGGGCGGAATTTCGTTTGAATACATTCGGGTTTATCTTTCAAAGCTTTCAGCTGATACCAAGCCTGACTACATTTGAAAATATTGAACTCCCTTTAACTCTGAAAGGGATTCCATCATCAGAACGGAAAACACTCGTTACGGAAATGCTGTACCGAATCGGATTGGAAAATCACTCTGCCCATTATCCTAATGAGCTTTCCGGAGGGCAGCAGCAGCGTGTCGGTATTGGACGAGCCCTGATTACTAATCCGGAAATTATCCTTGCTGATGAGCCTACAGGCAGCTTAGACTCTGAAACAGAGAAAGAGATTCTTGATTTGATAAAAGAATTGAATGCTGAAAAAGGAATCACCTTCTTCATTATTACTCATGATGAAGAGGTCGCAGAATACAGTGACCGCAAGTTTGTCCTTCAAGATGGCGTGTTAAAGGAAAGGGGCGTTCCTGTTGAAATTTAA
- a CDS encoding ABC transporter ATP-binding protein yields the protein MIELKNLSKTLDGEKVLDSISLKLGKGEIFGLLGRNGSGKTTILRLIQQIILPDEGEVLFDGVTIKENPLVKRKVIYVSVQNPFYDKYTYRELVRILKPLYPDFDVTYSNELINRYGIPETKKYRELSTGLKKQLSLILAFATRPAVILLDEPTDGIDAVTRHDLLQLMIDEVAERETAILITSHRLEDIERICSRIGFLEGESLENVMDMDSVKEDYMKVQAVFEEDVLLKIRERNISILDFAGVFYTLLLKCDDKENQDWLKSLRPKVWNQLPVNLEEVFIAKFGGKRRW from the coding sequence ATGATTGAGCTGAAGAATCTTTCGAAAACGCTTGATGGAGAAAAAGTACTTGATTCCATCTCCCTGAAGCTTGGAAAAGGAGAAATCTTTGGATTACTTGGCCGGAACGGTTCGGGAAAAACCACGATTTTACGGTTAATTCAGCAGATTATTTTGCCTGATGAAGGAGAGGTTTTGTTTGATGGCGTCACCATTAAAGAAAATCCTCTTGTTAAACGGAAAGTGATTTATGTGTCTGTTCAGAATCCTTTTTATGACAAATACACTTACAGAGAACTAGTACGTATTTTAAAGCCGCTCTATCCAGATTTTGATGTGACTTACTCAAATGAATTGATTAACAGATACGGAATACCGGAAACAAAAAAATACCGTGAATTATCAACTGGTTTGAAAAAACAGCTGTCCCTGATTCTTGCATTTGCCACACGTCCTGCAGTGATTCTGCTTGATGAGCCTACTGATGGCATTGATGCTGTTACCCGTCATGACCTGCTTCAGCTTATGATCGACGAGGTCGCAGAAAGAGAAACAGCGATTCTCATCACATCACATCGCTTAGAAGATATTGAACGAATCTGCAGCCGGATCGGTTTTTTAGAGGGAGAATCACTTGAAAATGTGATGGATATGGATTCTGTAAAAGAAGATTACATGAAAGTTCAGGCTGTATTCGAAGAAGATGTTCTTCTTAAAATCAGAGAACGAAATATCTCCATTTTGGATTTCGCAGGTGTATTCTATACACTTCTCTTAAAATGTGATGACAAAGAGAACCAGGATTGGCTGAAATCGTTAAGACCGAAAGTGTGGAATCAGCTCCCGGTTAATTTAGAAGAAGTATTTATCGCTAAGTTTGGAGGGAAGCGAAGATGGTAG
- a CDS encoding GntR family transcriptional regulator, producing MIQIDPRSSTAIYEQIIQQMKELCLKGIVKPGEKLPSVRELSTMIIANPNTVSKAYKELEREGIIETLRGRGTFVSENAQITLDQGKMEMIKEQLKPLIVDAVYAGVDIEIIHKWIEEISREMRGGRND from the coding sequence ATGATTCAAATTGATCCGCGCAGTTCAACCGCGATTTATGAGCAAATCATACAGCAAATGAAAGAGCTTTGTTTAAAGGGAATAGTAAAGCCCGGAGAGAAGCTGCCGTCTGTCAGAGAGCTCTCAACAATGATTATTGCAAATCCAAATACAGTCAGCAAAGCTTATAAAGAATTAGAACGGGAAGGCATTATTGAAACATTGAGGGGCAGAGGAACGTTTGTATCGGAGAATGCCCAAATAACATTGGATCAGGGGAAGATGGAGATGATTAAAGAACAGTTGAAACCCCTCATCGTAGATGCTGTATATGCAGGGGTAGACATTGAAATTATCCATAAATGGATTGAGGAAATCAGCAGGGAAATGAGAGGTGGAAGAAATGATTGA
- a CDS encoding glycogen biosynthesis protein GlgD — MKKRSKQNNPEQKTRNGSNNQDVEFGKDFEPVKQSKKKYEQQGQPVKSKQRSE; from the coding sequence ATGAAAAAACGTTCAAAACAGAATAACCCTGAACAAAAGACAAGAAACGGCTCTAATAACCAGGATGTAGAATTTGGGAAAGACTTTGAGCCTGTTAAGCAATCAAAGAAAAAGTATGAGCAGCAGGGTCAGCCTGTAAAATCGAAACAGCGTTCCGAATAA
- a CDS encoding YtzC family protein, producing the protein MATRQSVTECLDRCTNSYDYARNQFAEGSKQEHYNDTEYSKAQQMLEDAVNECNSLTLSANDQQKEQLYRMRLQLQQLQNEMILLDH; encoded by the coding sequence ATGGCAACAAGACAATCTGTAACTGAATGTCTCGACCGATGCACAAATTCGTATGACTATGCCAGAAATCAATTCGCTGAAGGATCTAAGCAGGAGCATTACAATGACACAGAGTATTCAAAAGCTCAGCAAATGCTTGAAGATGCAGTAAATGAGTGCAATTCCTTAACATTAAGCGCCAATGATCAGCAAAAAGAACAGCTTTACAGAATGCGTCTTCAGCTTCAGCAGCTTCAAAATGAAATGATTTTACTGGATCATTAG